A single genomic interval of Methanomassiliicoccus sp. harbors:
- the pylC gene encoding 3-methylornithine--L-lysine ligase PylC: protein MEEFHRTSGDRLTKIGIVGGMLQGMEAVYLARKSGMDTMVIDMNDQAPALSLADEGYVLDVCSNEEEAKRLLCTCDAVLPANENIETLTALCKLLKKMDIPLLFDLDAYKISSSKLSSNKLMEALSIPTPQPWPKSGFPVVIKPSGQSGSTGVVKAYNENQLGDGIRKIESLDDEPIIQEFVDGPNISIEVIGNGETFVPAIMTEVILDDRYDCKMVRCPMQGISREVELDFLESSRRLAESVSLRGIMDVEAIVNDNEAKVLEIDARIPSQTPAAIYNATGVNLIELLTYALTDGELDEVIPQRRGASIYEHIAIDGNTMRSCGEGVFSEVRKPRLISGLFGSDEMVTDFEHGKSSWRATIICNSSTPEGAWQKRQRCLNNIMKSENITYYFDPQPEVRA from the coding sequence ATGGAAGAATTCCATCGTACCTCAGGTGATCGCTTGACCAAGATTGGCATAGTCGGGGGAATGTTGCAGGGGATGGAGGCGGTTTACCTAGCAAGGAAATCAGGGATGGATACGATGGTCATCGATATGAACGACCAGGCCCCGGCTCTATCCTTGGCAGATGAGGGATACGTCCTTGATGTATGTAGTAATGAAGAGGAGGCAAAACGCCTTCTTTGCACTTGTGATGCTGTCCTGCCAGCGAACGAGAACATCGAGACGCTGACCGCACTATGTAAGTTACTGAAAAAAATGGATATCCCCCTACTTTTCGATCTAGATGCGTATAAGATCTCATCATCAAAATTGAGTTCTAACAAGCTGATGGAGGCCCTGAGCATACCAACCCCTCAGCCATGGCCTAAATCCGGTTTTCCCGTTGTAATTAAACCTTCAGGCCAGAGCGGCAGTACAGGAGTGGTAAAAGCCTATAACGAAAACCAGCTTGGAGATGGTATAAGGAAGATTGAGTCGCTCGATGACGAACCGATTATCCAGGAATTCGTAGATGGGCCTAACATATCCATCGAAGTCATCGGGAATGGGGAAACGTTCGTTCCAGCGATTATGACCGAGGTCATTCTTGATGACAGATACGACTGCAAAATGGTCCGATGCCCCATGCAAGGAATAAGCAGGGAAGTGGAGCTTGATTTCTTGGAAAGCAGTCGTCGGCTTGCAGAGAGTGTTTCGCTACGAGGCATAATGGATGTAGAGGCAATCGTCAATGATAATGAGGCAAAAGTGTTGGAGATAGACGCTAGAATTCCGAGTCAAACCCCTGCGGCCATATACAACGCGACGGGTGTGAACCTCATCGAACTATTAACCTATGCTCTGACAGATGGAGAGCTCGATGAGGTTATCCCACAACGGAGGGGAGCGTCCATATATGAGCACATAGCGATCGATGGCAATACTATGAGGTCTTGCGGAGAGGGGGTCTTCTCCGAGGTACGTAAACCAAGGCTGATATCTGGTCTATTCGGTTCAGATGAGATGGTGACAGATTTCGAGCATGGAAAGAGCAGTTGGCGAGCGACGATCATATGCAATTCCTCCACGCCAGAAGGTGCTTGGCAGAAACGTCAGAGATGTCTGAATAATATCATGAAGAGCGAGAACATTACTTATTATTTTGATCCTCAGCCGGAGGTTAGGGCGTGA
- the pylB gene encoding methylornithine synthase PylB: MEQSTVDGLLAKAWDQEHLTHDDIVNLLSVRNERDISMLFETAREIKERNFDNKVFLYGFVYFSTYCRNNCSFCFYRQSNDDSVRYRKTKEEIISLAVALEDAGVHLIDLTMGEDPRYHAGSKQALLDVIQGVSDEVRTPIMASPGVIPKDLFNDMRNSGVDWFACYQETHNQALFTRLRPDQDYYERYMQKIWARRSGLLTEEGIMVGVGESIDDRATSIEVMLQEGVQQVRAMTFVPQKNTPMETVPTTTYLDELVTMAVMRLVHQDKLIPASLDIQGVSGLKPRLDAGANVITSIIPPEKGLAGVAQHVLEIDTGERSPGSMGRALGNLDVDIAPLADYNRLIGEWKNSIVPQVIA; the protein is encoded by the coding sequence ATGGAACAGAGTACCGTAGATGGTCTGCTGGCAAAGGCTTGGGACCAGGAGCATTTGACACATGATGACATAGTCAATCTTCTTTCAGTTAGGAACGAGAGAGATATCTCGATGCTTTTTGAAACAGCAAGGGAAATCAAGGAGAGGAATTTCGATAACAAGGTTTTCCTCTATGGTTTTGTTTACTTCTCCACCTACTGCCGCAATAATTGCTCATTTTGTTTTTACCGTCAATCCAACGACGACAGCGTTCGATATCGAAAGACCAAGGAAGAGATAATTTCATTGGCTGTCGCGTTAGAAGATGCGGGGGTCCACCTCATCGACCTGACGATGGGTGAAGATCCTAGATATCATGCCGGTTCGAAGCAGGCATTGTTGGATGTCATTCAAGGCGTGAGCGATGAAGTTAGAACTCCCATCATGGCCTCTCCCGGAGTTATCCCCAAGGACCTCTTTAATGACATGAGAAACTCCGGTGTTGATTGGTTCGCATGCTATCAGGAGACTCATAATCAGGCTCTTTTCACCAGGCTTCGACCGGACCAAGACTATTATGAGAGGTACATGCAAAAGATTTGGGCAAGAAGGTCTGGACTGCTCACAGAAGAGGGGATAATGGTCGGTGTTGGTGAGAGCATAGATGATCGTGCCACATCAATAGAGGTTATGCTTCAAGAGGGGGTCCAGCAGGTACGGGCTATGACCTTCGTCCCCCAAAAGAACACTCCCATGGAGACCGTCCCTACTACAACATATCTTGATGAGCTCGTGACCATGGCAGTCATGAGGCTGGTCCATCAGGATAAGCTCATTCCCGCATCACTGGACATTCAGGGCGTAAGTGGACTCAAACCTCGACTAGATGCCGGGGCTAATGTGATTACATCGATAATACCGCCGGAGAAAGGATTGGCTGGTGTAGCCCAGCATGTTTTGGAAATAGACACCGGGGAGAGATCACCTGGCAGCATGGGGAGGGCGTTGGGGAACTTAGACGTCGATATCGCTCCCTTGGCCGATTACAACCGTCTTATCGGAGAATGGAAGAATTCCATCGTACCTCAGGTGATCGCTTGA
- a CDS encoding dimethylamine corrinoid protein 3, whose protein sequence is MDSKDNIIARAKSSVLSFDQDQAIEVAQEAIKAGISPVEVIQKGYTAGMNEIGTKYEAKQLFLPHVMAAAEAMTAGIDILTPEMEKLGKAEGNGLGTIVIATIEGDIHSIGKDIVAIMLKIAGFDVHNLGRDIPCPEFISAAKKYDAKFVGSSALMTSTMVNQMRIEELLKEEGLKGKVKTIVGGAPVTQEWATKIGADLYGESSSDAVSRLKIAK, encoded by the coding sequence ATGGATTCTAAAGATAATATCATAGCAAGGGCTAAGTCTTCCGTATTGTCCTTCGATCAGGACCAGGCTATTGAAGTAGCCCAAGAAGCGATAAAGGCTGGCATTTCTCCCGTTGAAGTGATCCAAAAGGGTTACACAGCGGGAATGAATGAAATAGGTACTAAATACGAAGCTAAGCAGTTGTTCCTACCTCATGTAATGGCCGCAGCTGAAGCCATGACTGCCGGAATAGATATTCTAACCCCAGAGATGGAAAAGTTAGGGAAGGCTGAGGGCAATGGACTAGGAACTATTGTTATCGCCACTATTGAAGGTGATATCCACAGCATCGGTAAGGATATTGTAGCAATCATGCTGAAAATTGCCGGTTTCGATGTCCACAACCTAGGTAGAGACATTCCTTGCCCGGAGTTCATAAGTGCCGCAAAGAAATATGATGCTAAGTTCGTTGGATCGTCTGCTCTGATGACTAGCACTATGGTCAACCAGATGCGCATTGAGGAACTTCTCAAGGAAGAAGGGTTGAAAGGCAAGGTCAAGACTATCGTAGGAGGGGCTCCAGTCACACAAGAATGGGCAACAAAAATTGGAGCAGATCTCTACGGCGAGAGCTCGTCGGATGCGGTATCTCGACTGAAGATTGCTAAGTAA
- a CDS encoding PAS domain-containing protein: MDTLFDYVLNNSPQGVFCIDKRGNCCYMNSAASNLLNIDVSEAIDSHIAELGLPKEYSDEIEASISSAMNSKNIVEKIIFYKTDKDIEPHKIVFKPYMPADSGFNGVIIYMEKISSKPSSISDFDYTDDQTILDFFESILEILPAAAFIADKTGKLVAINKLGLQIYYGDAPYPESIDKFEYIGY, encoded by the coding sequence ATGGATACTTTATTCGACTATGTTCTGAATAACAGCCCTCAGGGCGTATTTTGTATCGATAAAAGAGGTAACTGTTGTTACATGAACTCTGCAGCATCAAATCTCCTCAACATAGATGTCTCTGAGGCAATTGATAGTCACATCGCTGAGCTTGGACTTCCAAAAGAGTATTCTGACGAGATTGAGGCGTCCATATCATCTGCAATGAATTCAAAAAATATTGTTGAAAAAATAATATTTTATAAGACCGATAAGGATATCGAACCTCATAAAATTGTATTCAAACCATATATGCCTGCGGACAGTGGATTTAATGGAGTAATTATATATATGGAAAAAATATCTAGTAAACCAAGCTCTATTAGCGATTTTGATTATACTGACGATCAGACAATTCTCGATTTTTTTGAATCTATATTAGAGATTTTACCAGCTGCGGCATTTATCGCTGATAAAACCGGAAAATTGGTGGCGATAAATAAACTTGGTTTACAGATATACTATGGGGACGCTCCCTATCCCGAATCGATTGACAAATTCGAATACATTGGATATCA
- a CDS encoding APC family permease, producing the protein MTEVVDAVDDSPFERNLNWKQGVAIAMGAPVLILPSIGYTVSYLWGAAVILWALSVMQTILQNIAYAELATTFPRASGLPGFAQAVLSKKEGNGKKKYTLSKFIGGFSSWSYWFAWNPVLAVMTITAAWYIKGVVPAFADIDVVVLSLILGAVIFSSLIIVNLKGLANGAKLGLVLAIVAIIPVMTISLAPIGTSVFDLSNVTDAILPTTWAWDMEHILILAGLFAIALWSTGGSEAVAIYGPRYKNPRKDLPKALLVCVSIIMVTFVWIQASATATLGIDGILAEPVSPLIGMATIAFGSAIAPFVLLVLIAAIILMTQTAILGSGIAMQQMAEVGNLPKIFAKVNSYGIPVRAMIFIAIFNILLITLRTPVAIIAAASFGYILVNGISLFAFVKARRDPELKKLPRPYKAPKSWTFVAILVGLFNIPIILAGLIYLQIYEAGLQPVIVGAVVLLLYIPIWFYSQKGYEEPDKNVEAVPEVG; encoded by the coding sequence ATGACCGAAGTAGTAGACGCTGTTGACGATAGCCCATTCGAGAGAAATCTCAACTGGAAGCAAGGTGTGGCCATAGCCATGGGTGCTCCAGTCCTGATATTGCCTTCGATTGGGTATACTGTAAGCTACTTATGGGGTGCAGCTGTAATTCTGTGGGCCCTGTCTGTGATGCAAACGATATTGCAAAATATTGCTTATGCGGAACTTGCTACAACTTTTCCCAGGGCCTCAGGTTTACCGGGATTTGCTCAGGCAGTTCTTTCTAAGAAGGAGGGCAATGGTAAAAAAAAGTATACCTTGAGTAAATTTATAGGCGGTTTTAGCTCCTGGAGTTATTGGTTTGCTTGGAACCCCGTTCTAGCAGTGATGACGATCACAGCTGCATGGTACATCAAGGGTGTTGTACCAGCTTTTGCTGATATTGATGTTGTTGTCCTTTCCCTCATACTTGGAGCTGTTATCTTTAGCAGCCTAATAATTGTGAACTTAAAAGGCCTAGCAAATGGAGCCAAGCTTGGGCTTGTTCTAGCAATTGTGGCCATCATACCTGTGATGACTATCTCATTAGCTCCTATAGGCACTAGTGTCTTTGATCTCAGCAATGTTACTGATGCGATTCTACCAACGACATGGGCGTGGGATATGGAACACATCCTGATACTTGCTGGATTATTCGCGATTGCGCTTTGGAGCACCGGTGGAAGCGAGGCAGTTGCAATCTACGGGCCTCGATATAAAAATCCTAGAAAAGACCTCCCCAAAGCTTTGCTGGTATGTGTTTCCATAATTATGGTGACATTCGTTTGGATTCAAGCATCAGCAACAGCCACTCTAGGGATTGATGGCATTCTCGCTGAGCCTGTTTCCCCACTGATCGGAATGGCTACGATTGCTTTTGGTAGTGCGATAGCGCCATTTGTTCTATTGGTCTTGATAGCAGCTATTATTCTAATGACCCAAACAGCAATACTGGGTTCCGGTATTGCGATGCAACAGATGGCAGAAGTCGGGAACCTACCAAAGATATTTGCCAAGGTGAATTCATATGGCATCCCTGTTAGGGCTATGATATTCATAGCGATCTTCAACATCCTCTTAATCACACTGAGGACTCCCGTTGCCATCATCGCCGCAGCTAGCTTTGGTTACATATTGGTCAATGGCATCTCCTTGTTCGCCTTTGTGAAGGCAAGAAGAGATCCCGAGTTAAAGAAGCTACCAAGACCATACAAGGCGCCCAAGAGCTGGACCTTTGTTGCGATTCTGGTCGGATTGTTTAACATTCCGATAATCCTGGCTGGTTTAATCTACCTACAAATATATGAGGCAGGTCTCCAGCCAGTGATCGTTGGAGCTGTGGTCCTTCTGCTGTATATACCCATATGGTTCTACTCCCAAAAAGGTTATGAGGAACCAGATAAAAATGTGGAGGCTGTACCAGAGGTCGGGTAG